GCTGGGAGAGACATTTATAAATTTAAAAAGTGTTTTGATAAGAGGATAAAGTTAGTTGTTTTCTTTAACTGAGAATGTAGTATAGATGACATTGTCGTATAATTTATACTAATTTTTAACAACATATAAGACAGGGAACACTATGAGTAAAAAAAGAAATGTGACTTTTGTTGGTCTAGGAACGATGGGCTATCCTATGGCTGGACATTTATCAAGGTCTGAGTTATTTAATGTAAGTGTTTTTAATCGAACCTCAGAAAAATCTGCCCAATGGGGAGAAGCATATGAAGGAAGGGTTGCATTAACTATTGAAGACGCCGTAAAAGATGCAGATGTGGTTATTACATGCACTGGAAGAGATGAAGATATGATGGAAATCGTTTTTTCAGATGATGGAATGATGCCATACCTTAAAAAGGGCTCCATTTTTATTGATCATACTACAACATCCTTTAAGCTAGCAAAACACCTAAATGAATCACTAAAAGATAAGAATATATCATTTATTGATGCTCCAGTTAGTGGAGGAGAAGCTGGAGCTATTAATGGAGTTTTAAGCGTTATGGCCGGCGGTGACGCTCACATATTGGATGCATGTGACTCAATCATTAAAACATATTCTAAAAGTATCACACTGATGGGAGATTCTGGGTCTGGCCAATTAGCAAAAATGGTTAACCAAATTTGTATAGCGGGTTTGTTACAAGGATTATCCGAGGGATTGCTTTTTGCTGAATCTGAGAACTTGAATATGGATAAGTTGCTGTCTGCTATTTCAGGAGGCGCAGCTCAGTCTTGGCAAATGGTGAATAGAGGCAAAACAATGCATCAAAGAGAGTTTGATTTTGGTTTTGCTATTAAGTGGATGGTGAAGGATTTAGGCTACTGTTTAGATCAAGCAGATGGAAACAATACAAAACTAACTTTTACTCAAGAGGTCTATGACCGTTATACTAATTTAATGGATAAAGGCCATACCTATAGTGATACCTCTGCTTTAATGATGTTTGATGAGTTGAATAAATAGGTAACAAACCAAGTAATGATTAAAGCTTCACTCACTGAAAAGCAATTGATTGATTTTAATAATAATGGATTTCTAACAGTTGATAATTTCATAGAATTGCAGTATTTAGAAGACCTTAAAACAAGAATCAATCTTCTCTTTAAAGGAAACTTTGAAACTGGTATTGAGCCAGATGAGTGGAATTGGAGGCAAGAAAGAGACCCAAGCGATGTTACACGACAAATTTGTAATGCTTGGAAATCCGATAGTCTTATAAAGCGTTTAGTTTGTAGCTCAATTATTGGAGAGAGCGTTTCGAAATTAATGAGCTGGAAGGGAGCAAGACTTGTTCAAGATAACGTTTTATGGAAGCCACCGCAAGGAAAAGCTTTAAATTTTCATCAGGATGCTGCATATGATGACTGGATAATTCCACAAACTATGGTGACTTGCTGGATGCCTTTAGATGATACCTTTGCAGAAAATGGAACACTAGAGTTTGCAAGGGGATCACACAAATGGGATCTATGTCCACCATCTGAGGACTTTCATGCCCCAAATGATTATAAAAAAGAGCTCCATAATTATTTAAATAAAAATGATAAAACTCTTTATATTGATTCAGTTCAAGTTCCTGCCGGGGGTGCTTCATTTCACCATGGCCATACTTGGCATGGTTCAGGGCCAAACAAGTCAAATAGCCATCGAAGAGCAATAGTCGCACATTGCGTCCCAATTGATGCTAAATTTCATCCAACTAATTGTGGGGGAACTGGAAAAATTTATAAAAAATATAAATTGAATGAAAGTGATGAGTTACCTGATAGTTTTTTTCCTCCCTTGTGGCAGGAAAATTAAAGAGTTTATTTATTCTTTGCATCAAAATTTTTTAAAAGAAATGGCATAATATTGGATATGAGAAAAAAGCCAAAATTAACAAATATTCATACTGTTGCTCAGAGTCGAATCTTCAATCTTGAGTCACTTGATGTCGAATTTTCTAATGGCGCAACTCGTGTCTATGAGAGGCTTATGTCTCGAGGAAATGGAGCAGTTCTAGTTATCCCAATGCTTGATGATGATACTGTCCTCATGATTTATGAGTTTTCTGGAGGCACTGAGCGCTATGAATTAGGACTTACCAAAGGGAAAATAGATAAGGGTGAAACTCCAATTGAGGCTGCGGGTAGAGAGCTAAAAGAAGAAATCGGGTTTGGCGCAAATAAGCTAACCTTTCTCAAAACAATCACACTTGCGCCTGGGTATCAGTCAAGTGAGACGCACATCGTGCTCGCTGAAGATCTGTTTGAGGAAACTGCAGAGGGAGATGAGCCTGAACCTCTAGAAATCGTCCCTAAAAAACTTTCTGAGTTAGAGGAACTAACCTATAACGAAGACTTAACTGAAGCAAGGAGCATTCTAGCTCTTTATATGGTAAGAGATATCATTAATAATCGATCAGTGTGATAGATATACCGCAGTCATTTTGGCTGGATGAAGATCAATTAAAATTCCCTGAAATAGAGTTAGCGCTCAAAGAGCCAAATGGATTAATCGCTATAGGCGGTGATTTATCATTAAATAG
This sequence is a window from Candidatus Pseudothioglobus singularis PS1. Protein-coding genes within it:
- a CDS encoding NAD(P)-dependent oxidoreductase, encoding MSKKRNVTFVGLGTMGYPMAGHLSRSELFNVSVFNRTSEKSAQWGEAYEGRVALTIEDAVKDADVVITCTGRDEDMMEIVFSDDGMMPYLKKGSIFIDHTTTSFKLAKHLNESLKDKNISFIDAPVSGGEAGAINGVLSVMAGGDAHILDACDSIIKTYSKSITLMGDSGSGQLAKMVNQICIAGLLQGLSEGLLFAESENLNMDKLLSAISGGAAQSWQMVNRGKTMHQREFDFGFAIKWMVKDLGYCLDQADGNNTKLTFTQEVYDRYTNLMDKGHTYSDTSALMMFDELNK
- a CDS encoding phytanoyl-CoA dioxygenase family protein, which translates into the protein MIKASLTEKQLIDFNNNGFLTVDNFIELQYLEDLKTRINLLFKGNFETGIEPDEWNWRQERDPSDVTRQICNAWKSDSLIKRLVCSSIIGESVSKLMSWKGARLVQDNVLWKPPQGKALNFHQDAAYDDWIIPQTMVTCWMPLDDTFAENGTLEFARGSHKWDLCPPSEDFHAPNDYKKELHNYLNKNDKTLYIDSVQVPAGGASFHHGHTWHGSGPNKSNSHRRAIVAHCVPIDAKFHPTNCGGTGKIYKKYKLNESDELPDSFFPPLWQEN
- the nudE gene encoding ADP compounds hydrolase NudE, whose protein sequence is MRKKPKLTNIHTVAQSRIFNLESLDVEFSNGATRVYERLMSRGNGAVLVIPMLDDDTVLMIYEFSGGTERYELGLTKGKIDKGETPIEAAGRELKEEIGFGANKLTFLKTITLAPGYQSSETHIVLAEDLFEETAEGDEPEPLEIVPKKLSELEELTYNEDLTEARSILALYMVRDIINNRSV